A stretch of Halocalculus aciditolerans DNA encodes these proteins:
- a CDS encoding S9 family peptidase → MQRVRASDYHDIAKASDPRVSPDGERVAFVRQVPDDEESSERTIYVARIGGEEPRRFSVAEGSDGEPRWSPDGETLAFVSDRGEETDRPQLHLLPTRGGEAEVATDVVGGVSQVAWSPDGERIAFVQEVRPEEREADYDLALGDAEYEREAPDPRVIDRHVYRAGARYFDGTRSQLYLLDVEGGDVERVTDAEADHGTPTWGDSETLYYSVKRGRDADDTLDVDVDAYDVEAGEAETVTTTTGWGTTLAATDRHVAYLRTPKDGFSMRSADIEVMDTESGETWLLTEEFDRTVSPMRLAFHPDGNYLYFATPDEGEVVLRRVRVGNRGPGRDREQASGDSRERGGDVETVFSGGHLDGFDVGRDAVAVTRSEWDHPSDVFAATPAGAEEVRLTRLNADYLDGRAVREPEEVWFDNGEGRDIQGWVLTPPDFDPDETYPLAVEIHGGPHAMWSTAGTMWHEFQSLAAAGYVVFWSNPRGSTGYGEAHATAIERDWGDVTMTDVMAGVEEVAARDYVDESNAFVTGGSFGGFMTGWIVGHTDFFAGAVAQRGVYDFASFYGSTDAFKLVEGDYGTTPWEEPEFLWEQSPAAHVDDVDTPTLVVHADNDYRVPVNNGEMFYLFLRKNGVDTRLVRYPREGHELSRSGEPGHVVDRIERIVRWFDGYSDHSDDPPALERGADEGLPSAAESEDDE, encoded by the coding sequence ATGCAACGAGTTCGTGCGAGCGACTACCACGATATCGCGAAGGCGAGCGACCCGCGGGTGAGCCCAGACGGAGAGCGCGTGGCGTTCGTCCGGCAGGTTCCCGACGACGAGGAGTCCTCCGAGCGGACGATTTACGTGGCGCGCATCGGCGGCGAGGAGCCGCGGCGGTTCTCCGTCGCCGAGGGGAGCGACGGCGAGCCGCGGTGGAGCCCGGACGGCGAGACGCTGGCGTTCGTCTCCGACCGCGGCGAAGAGACAGACCGCCCGCAACTCCACCTCCTCCCCACTCGCGGCGGGGAGGCCGAAGTCGCGACGGACGTCGTCGGCGGCGTGTCGCAGGTCGCGTGGAGCCCGGACGGCGAGCGAATCGCGTTCGTCCAGGAGGTCCGCCCGGAGGAGCGCGAGGCGGACTACGACCTCGCGCTCGGCGACGCGGAGTACGAACGAGAAGCACCTGACCCGCGGGTCATCGACCGGCACGTCTACCGCGCCGGCGCGCGGTACTTCGACGGCACGCGGAGTCAGCTCTACCTCCTCGACGTGGAGGGCGGCGACGTCGAGCGGGTGACGGACGCCGAGGCGGACCACGGGACGCCGACGTGGGGCGACAGCGAGACGCTCTACTACAGCGTGAAACGCGGGCGGGACGCGGACGACACGCTCGACGTCGACGTGGACGCGTACGACGTCGAAGCGGGCGAAGCGGAGACCGTCACGACGACGACCGGCTGGGGGACGACGCTGGCGGCGACCGACCGCCACGTCGCCTACCTGCGCACGCCGAAAGACGGGTTCTCGATGCGCTCCGCGGACATCGAAGTCATGGACACCGAGAGCGGAGAGACGTGGCTCCTCACCGAGGAGTTCGACCGGACGGTCTCCCCGATGCGCCTCGCCTTCCACCCGGACGGGAACTACCTCTACTTCGCGACGCCGGACGAGGGCGAGGTCGTCCTCCGCCGCGTGCGCGTCGGCAACCGCGGTCCCGGCCGGGACCGCGAACAGGCGAGCGGTGATAGCCGCGAGCGGGGCGGCGACGTCGAGACCGTTTTTTCTGGCGGGCACCTCGACGGGTTCGACGTCGGCCGGGACGCGGTCGCCGTGACGCGGTCCGAGTGGGACCACCCGAGCGACGTCTTCGCCGCGACGCCCGCCGGCGCGGAGGAAGTCCGCCTGACGCGACTGAACGCCGACTACCTCGACGGGCGCGCGGTGAGAGAGCCCGAAGAAGTGTGGTTCGACAACGGCGAAGGTCGAGATATTCAGGGATGGGTGCTCACGCCGCCGGATTTCGACCCGGACGAGACGTATCCGCTGGCGGTGGAGATTCACGGCGGCCCGCACGCGATGTGGAGCACGGCGGGGACGATGTGGCACGAGTTCCAGTCGCTCGCCGCCGCCGGCTACGTCGTCTTCTGGTCGAATCCCCGCGGGTCGACGGGCTATGGCGAGGCCCACGCGACGGCCATCGAGCGCGACTGGGGCGACGTCACGATGACGGACGTCATGGCCGGCGTCGAGGAGGTCGCCGCCCGCGACTACGTCGACGAATCGAACGCCTTCGTCACTGGGGGGTCCTTCGGCGGGTTCATGACCGGGTGGATCGTCGGGCACACGGACTTCTTCGCGGGCGCGGTCGCGCAGCGCGGCGTCTACGACTTCGCCTCCTTCTACGGCTCGACGGACGCGTTCAAGCTCGTCGAGGGCGACTACGGCACGACGCCGTGGGAGGAACCCGAGTTCCTCTGGGAGCAGAGCCCGGCCGCGCACGTCGACGACGTCGACACGCCGACGCTCGTCGTCCACGCCGACAACGACTACCGCGTGCCCGTGAACAACGGCGAGATGTTCTACCTCTTCCTCCGGAAGAACGGCGTCGACACCCGGCTCGTCCGTTACCCCCGCGAGGGCCACGAGCTCTCGCGCTCCGGCGAACCCGGCCACGTCGTCGACCGCATCGAGCGCATCGTCCGCTGGTTCGACGGCTACTCCGACCACTCGGACGACCCACCGGCGCTCGAACGCGGCGCGGACGAAGGGCTCCCGTCCGCCGCCGAGAGCGAGGACGACGAGTAG
- a CDS encoding aminotransferase-like domain-containing protein, with product MVTHLFADGIEDASDDEDEEGWASVSAADAIDLRYGFPFPESLPNEGLVAAAEAVFEAEGDVALQYLGGEYADRLDGVIAARERERGVACEAENVAVTSGSTHAIDLVCRVFLDPGDVVFTEAPTFMAVLDRFEDRGAAVAGLPVDENGLDVEAVADELAAREARGEPLPKLLYTIPTFHNPTGTTLPAARRRRLLDLAAQYDFVVLEGDAYGDLRYDGERVPPLAALDEAGRVVRVSTFSKTIAPGVRTGWVVADDAVVARVDRLNAGGVNRFTKAVVSRYVADGGFEAALDGLRASYARRRDRLLDALDGHLPEATWSEPDGGFFVWVTLPEDLDSAALLPDAVDEGVAYLPGAHFSPAKEESSSLRLAFSHAPPDDIERGVAALARATRAATE from the coding sequence ATGGTGACGCACTTGTTCGCGGACGGAATCGAGGACGCGAGTGACGACGAAGACGAGGAGGGGTGGGCGTCCGTCTCTGCGGCGGACGCGATCGACCTCCGATACGGGTTCCCGTTCCCCGAGTCGCTGCCGAACGAGGGGCTGGTCGCCGCAGCCGAAGCGGTGTTCGAGGCGGAGGGCGACGTCGCGCTCCAGTATCTGGGCGGGGAGTACGCGGACCGACTGGACGGGGTTATCGCGGCGCGAGAGCGCGAGCGCGGAGTCGCGTGTGAGGCGGAGAACGTCGCGGTGACGAGCGGGTCGACGCACGCCATCGACCTCGTCTGCCGGGTGTTCCTCGACCCGGGCGACGTCGTGTTCACGGAAGCGCCGACGTTCATGGCGGTCCTCGACCGGTTCGAAGACCGCGGCGCGGCCGTCGCGGGGCTGCCCGTGGACGAGAACGGCCTGGACGTCGAGGCGGTGGCGGACGAGTTGGCGGCGCGGGAGGCGCGCGGCGAGCCGCTGCCGAAGCTCCTCTACACGATTCCGACGTTCCACAATCCGACGGGGACGACGCTCCCCGCGGCGCGGCGTCGGCGGCTCCTCGACCTCGCCGCGCAGTACGATTTCGTCGTGCTGGAGGGCGACGCGTACGGCGATCTCCGGTACGACGGGGAGCGGGTGCCGCCGCTCGCGGCGCTCGACGAGGCGGGGCGGGTCGTGCGCGTGAGCACGTTCTCGAAGACCATCGCGCCGGGCGTGCGGACGGGGTGGGTGGTCGCGGACGACGCCGTCGTCGCGCGGGTCGACCGGCTGAACGCCGGCGGCGTGAACCGCTTCACGAAGGCGGTGGTGAGCCGGTACGTCGCCGACGGCGGGTTCGAAGCAGCGCTTGACGGACTCCGGGCGTCGTACGCGCGGCGGCGCGACCGGCTGCTGGACGCGCTCGACGGACACCTGCCGGAGGCGACGTGGAGCGAGCCGGACGGCGGCTTCTTCGTCTGGGTGACGCTCCCAGAGGACCTCGACAGCGCGGCGCTCCTCCCGGACGCCGTCGACGAGGGCGTGGCGTACCTGCCGGGCGCGCACTTCTCCCCCGCGAAAGAGGAATCGTCGAGCCTGCGGCTCGCGTTCAGTCACGCGCCGCCGGACGACATCGAGCGGGGGGTGGCGGCGCTGGCGCGGGCGACGCGCGCGGCGACCGAGTAG
- a CDS encoding ABC transporter ATP-binding protein, whose protein sequence is MSGSAEALVELDGVRKEYGDVTAVDGIDFTIRRGEFFSLVGPSGCGKTTTLRMISGFERPTAGTVQLNGADAADVPPNERDTNLVFQHLSLFPHMTVGENVEYGLKKSGVDADARTEKSKEYLSLVDLDGYYERKPNELSGGQQQRVALARALVNEPNVLLFDEPLSSLDRKLRKQMQVELRQIHEQVDGSFFYVTHDQEVAMTLSDRMAVLNEGRVEQVGPPEEIYREPASPFVADFIGDTNLVNGTVNDGTVRVGGDDGFAVDDGADADGDVTVSIRPEDIDVVETDWDFAGEVVDRYFQGDQTQYVVEPAGEGLGELTVVMQGRQTPVEQGETGHFRVQSDAAVVFDE, encoded by the coding sequence ATGTCAGGCAGCGCCGAGGCCCTCGTCGAACTCGACGGCGTCCGGAAAGAGTACGGCGACGTCACCGCCGTCGACGGTATCGACTTCACCATCCGCCGCGGCGAGTTCTTCTCGCTCGTCGGTCCGTCGGGATGTGGGAAGACGACGACGCTCCGAATGATTTCGGGATTCGAGCGCCCGACGGCCGGCACGGTCCAGCTCAACGGCGCGGACGCCGCGGACGTCCCGCCGAACGAGCGCGACACGAACCTCGTCTTCCAGCACCTCTCGCTCTTCCCGCACATGACCGTCGGGGAGAACGTCGAGTACGGCCTGAAGAAGTCGGGCGTCGACGCCGACGCGCGGACGGAGAAGTCGAAGGAGTACCTCTCGCTCGTCGACCTCGACGGCTACTACGAACGGAAGCCGAACGAGCTCTCCGGGGGGCAACAACAGCGCGTCGCGCTCGCCCGCGCGCTCGTGAACGAGCCGAACGTCCTCCTCTTCGACGAGCCGCTGTCGAGCCTCGACCGGAAGCTCAGGAAGCAGATGCAGGTCGAGCTCCGACAGATTCACGAGCAGGTCGACGGGTCGTTCTTCTACGTCACGCACGACCAGGAGGTCGCGATGACGCTCTCCGACCGGATGGCCGTCCTGAACGAGGGGCGCGTCGAGCAGGTCGGGCCGCCCGAGGAGATCTACCGGGAGCCGGCGAGCCCGTTCGTCGCGGACTTCATCGGCGACACGAACCTCGTGAACGGGACCGTGAACGATGGGACGGTGCGCGTCGGCGGCGACGACGGGTTCGCCGTAGACGACGGCGCGGACGCGGACGGCGACGTCACGGTCTCCATCCGCCCGGAGGACATCGACGTGGTGGAGACGGACTGGGACTTCGCGGGCGAGGTCGTGGACCGCTACTTCCAGGGCGACCAGACGCAGTACGTCGTCGAACCGGCCGGCGAGGGGCTGGGCGAGCTGACGGTCGTGATGCAGGGCCGGCAGACGCCGGTCGAGCAGGGCGAGACCGGACACTTCCGCGTGCAGTCGGACGCCGCGGTCGTCTTCGACGAGTAG
- a CDS encoding ABC transporter substrate-binding protein, translating into MASDDSGLANRRSFLKATGAAGAAGLTGLAGCIGGGGGGGGGNTINILTWEEYAGLKDEIESNLDVTVEFTKSTSSSKMFSSWQAGKDSQYDIAVPNNNYVPKMMEADLVAPVPEDTVGNYDALYDQFHQFADQQFTSGGDLYGVPVRFGWYGYSYNSENVPDHEESYAALFEPEYTGTDLSGSLIMYDNHFKAMSAAALYLGYGDAFSGDKVTLSQSQIDDVKQTMVEQKDILQGYIAADPSYIKSFKQGNFELGQSGRNEIVEMWTNGTDWPKMATPKEGSLAWFESAVVSKKSENKDLAWQVVNQFIAPKLGAKLAQAGYSPSCNPNTQEHLTSEQNDMYGAIKPSRLEDMIPFKSVENEDAWLSAWEEIKSA; encoded by the coding sequence ATGGCATCCGATGACAGTGGACTCGCGAACCGCCGCAGCTTCCTGAAAGCGACTGGCGCGGCCGGCGCGGCCGGCCTCACGGGACTCGCCGGCTGTATCGGTGGCGGCGGCGGCGGCGGTGGCGGGAACACCATCAACATCCTGACCTGGGAGGAGTACGCGGGGCTCAAAGACGAGATCGAGTCGAACCTCGACGTCACCGTCGAGTTCACGAAGTCGACGTCGTCGTCGAAGATGTTCTCCTCGTGGCAGGCGGGGAAGGACTCCCAGTACGACATCGCCGTCCCGAACAACAACTACGTCCCGAAGATGATGGAGGCGGACCTCGTCGCGCCCGTCCCCGAAGACACCGTCGGGAACTACGACGCGCTCTACGACCAGTTCCACCAGTTCGCCGACCAGCAGTTCACGTCCGGCGGCGACCTCTACGGCGTCCCCGTCCGCTTCGGCTGGTACGGCTACTCCTACAACAGCGAGAACGTCCCCGACCACGAGGAGTCCTACGCGGCGCTCTTCGAGCCCGAGTACACGGGCACCGACCTCTCCGGTAGCCTCATCATGTACGACAACCACTTCAAGGCGATGAGCGCCGCCGCCCTCTACCTCGGCTACGGCGACGCCTTCTCCGGGGACAAAGTCACGCTCTCCCAGTCACAGATCGACGACGTGAAACAGACGATGGTCGAGCAGAAGGACATCCTCCAGGGGTACATCGCCGCCGACCCCTCCTACATCAAGTCCTTCAAGCAGGGGAACTTCGAACTCGGGCAGTCCGGGCGGAACGAGATCGTCGAGATGTGGACGAACGGCACGGACTGGCCGAAGATGGCGACGCCGAAAGAGGGGTCGCTCGCGTGGTTCGAGTCCGCCGTCGTCTCCAAGAAGTCCGAGAACAAGGACCTCGCGTGGCAGGTCGTCAACCAGTTCATCGCGCCGAAACTCGGCGCGAAACTCGCCCAGGCCGGCTACTCGCCGTCCTGCAACCCGAACACGCAAGAACACCTCACGAGCGAGCAGAACGACATGTACGGCGCTATCAAGCCGTCGCGCCTCGAAGACATGATTCCGTTCAAATCCGTCGAGAACGAGGACGCGTGGCTGAGCGCGTGGGAAGAGATCAAGTCCGCGTAG
- a CDS encoding ABC transporter permease, whose amino-acid sequence MSSETSSRSLRQQLLGAFETRRSRLSVTLGPSVVWLVLLLLAPIMFMVTVSFLQVNDAYQIIWGSPTLSNYGALFAGDGPFWETAFFQSLILSYKLAAVTTVLCLVGAFPLAYLLATRGGRTFKVVIFLVLLPFFTMYLVRAYSWYLMFGPHGVINSTLLKLGVVSSPVALFGYGQLAIVVGLVHAYFPYMLLSLYASLDGIDFSLVEAARDLGGSRIDALKDVVVPLTLPGIISGGLFVFVPSLGAFITPKFLGQGKVQMIGQLIELRITSQYAIDYGSAASMFIVISIVVAFLLAFRYVSVEDLGGI is encoded by the coding sequence ATGTCTTCTGAAACCTCCTCCCGGTCGCTCCGCCAGCAGCTACTCGGCGCGTTCGAGACGCGGCGCTCCCGCCTCTCCGTGACGCTCGGGCCGAGCGTCGTCTGGCTCGTCCTCCTGCTGCTCGCCCCCATCATGTTCATGGTGACGGTGAGCTTCCTGCAGGTGAACGACGCCTACCAGATTATCTGGGGGAGCCCGACGCTCTCGAACTACGGCGCGCTCTTCGCCGGCGACGGGCCGTTCTGGGAGACCGCGTTCTTCCAGTCGCTCATCCTCTCCTACAAGCTCGCCGCCGTGACGACCGTGCTCTGCCTCGTCGGCGCGTTCCCGCTCGCCTACCTGCTCGCGACGCGCGGCGGCCGCACCTTCAAGGTCGTCATCTTTCTCGTCCTCCTCCCGTTCTTCACGATGTACCTCGTGCGCGCCTACTCGTGGTACCTCATGTTCGGCCCGCACGGCGTCATCAACAGCACGCTCTTGAAACTCGGCGTCGTGAGCAGCCCCGTCGCCCTCTTCGGCTACGGCCAGCTCGCCATCGTCGTCGGCCTCGTGCACGCCTACTTCCCCTACATGCTCCTCTCGCTCTACGCGAGCCTCGACGGCATCGACTTCTCGCTCGTCGAGGCCGCCCGCGACCTCGGCGGCAGCCGCATCGACGCCCTCAAGGACGTCGTCGTCCCGCTCACCCTCCCCGGAATCATCAGCGGCGGGCTCTTCGTCTTCGTCCCGAGCCTCGGCGCGTTCATCACGCCGAAGTTCCTCGGCCAGGGGAAAGTCCAGATGATCGGACAGCTCATCGAACTCCGCATCACCTCACAGTACGCCATCGACTACGGGAGCGCCGCGTCGATGTTCATCGTCATCTCCATCGTCGTCGCGTTCCTCCTCGCCTTCAGGTACGTGAGCGTCGAAGACCTCGGGGGGATCTGA
- a CDS encoding ABC transporter permease — protein MSTAALSPSTRERALKYGLYGTAALTMVFLWTPLLVMGVLSFAENASTIFPFQGFTLANYTATLADDGLLRSVSVSVQIATISAVIATVLGVLAAFGLARFDFPFKEGYRTFAILPMVIPGIVLGIALLIFFRTVVGLGTSYLTVILTHSVYGLPFVLLPVTARLYSFDRSLEEAARDLGSDRLETFREVTLPIIAPSVAAGFLFAWIRSFEDFIRVYFVKGSFDVLTTAMFSMIKYGSAPKMNAISTLIVFAIAVVLAVAMNAGNVSGYVAGNEDDE, from the coding sequence ATGAGCACCGCCGCTCTCTCGCCGTCGACGCGCGAACGCGCGCTGAAGTACGGCCTCTACGGGACGGCCGCCCTCACGATGGTGTTCCTCTGGACGCCGCTCCTCGTCATGGGCGTCCTCTCGTTCGCGGAGAACGCGAGCACCATCTTCCCCTTCCAGGGGTTCACGCTCGCGAACTACACCGCGACGCTCGCCGACGACGGCCTCCTGCGCTCCGTCTCCGTGAGCGTCCAGATCGCGACTATCTCCGCGGTCATCGCCACCGTCCTCGGCGTGCTCGCCGCGTTCGGCCTCGCGCGCTTCGACTTCCCGTTCAAGGAGGGCTACCGGACGTTCGCCATCCTCCCGATGGTCATCCCCGGCATCGTCCTCGGTATCGCCCTCCTCATCTTCTTCCGGACGGTCGTCGGCCTCGGCACGAGCTACCTCACGGTCATCCTCACGCACAGCGTCTACGGCCTCCCGTTCGTCCTCCTCCCGGTTACTGCCCGCCTCTACTCCTTCGACCGGAGCCTCGAAGAGGCCGCGCGCGACCTCGGGAGCGACCGACTGGAGACCTTCCGTGAGGTCACGCTCCCGATCATCGCGCCGTCGGTGGCCGCGGGCTTCCTCTTCGCGTGGATTCGCTCCTTCGAGGACTTCATCCGCGTCTACTTCGTCAAGGGGAGCTTCGACGTCCTCACCACCGCGATGTTCAGCATGATCAAGTACGGCTCCGCGCCGAAGATGAACGCCATCTCCACGCTCATCGTCTTCGCCATCGCCGTCGTCCTCGCCGTCGCGATGAACGCCGGCAACGTCAGCGGCTACGTCGCCGGCAACGAGGACGACGAATAG
- a CDS encoding SDR family NAD(P)-dependent oxidoreductase yields the protein MTLDGETVVVTGASRGLGAAVARAFGSLGAHVAMCARSAEDLDWVAADVIEAGGSATTVRADVRDEYDVELFAERAAREGESASVRVVVANAGVAHGTPGDTPLGESSYAAFDDTLRTNVRGVHATIRECLPHLTGDARVLVPSGSVADEAQPGYGAYAVSKAAAEAVVRQYAAERPEVYGVLRPGVLATDLTDGAGRDPADAADMVAWAATDADPDAIDGRTTDLRAWKRATRD from the coding sequence ATGACACTCGACGGCGAGACGGTCGTAGTGACGGGTGCGAGTCGCGGGCTGGGCGCGGCGGTCGCGCGGGCGTTCGGGTCGCTCGGCGCGCACGTCGCGATGTGCGCGCGGTCGGCTGAGGACCTCGACTGGGTGGCGGCGGACGTCATTGAGGCAGGCGGGTCGGCGACGACCGTGCGCGCGGACGTCCGCGACGAGTACGACGTAGAGTTGTTCGCTGAGCGCGCCGCGCGGGAGGGCGAGAGCGCGTCGGTTCGCGTCGTCGTCGCGAACGCCGGTGTCGCGCACGGCACGCCCGGCGACACGCCGCTCGGCGAGTCGTCCTACGCGGCGTTCGACGACACGCTCCGGACGAACGTCCGCGGCGTGCACGCGACGATTCGCGAGTGCCTCCCGCACCTCACCGGGGACGCGCGCGTGCTCGTCCCGTCCGGGAGCGTCGCCGACGAGGCACAGCCGGGCTACGGCGCGTACGCCGTGTCGAAGGCCGCCGCGGAAGCCGTCGTCCGCCAGTACGCCGCCGAACGCCCCGAAGTCTACGGTGTGCTCCGCCCGGGCGTGCTCGCCACTGACCTCACCGACGGCGCGGGCCGCGACCCCGCCGACGCCGCCGACATGGTCGCGTGGGCCGCCACCGACGCCGACCCCGACGCCATCGACGGACGGACGACCGACCTGAGAGCGTGGAAGCGGGCGACGCGGGACTAA
- a CDS encoding IMPACT family protein, translating to MAESYLTVSGPGRASFEVRGSEFIGHVRHAATTDEAEAFVDAVCDEHVDATHNVPAYRVRIDSNGPTDSVLLREYSSDDGEPSGSAGKPMLNVLQGQELENVVAVVTRYYGGTNLGVGGLVRAYGKAVKDAVADTDVVEEVPKERFTATVEYDDSGTVRGILESADCEFDADYAETVSFAVTVPRADASALRERLRNATSGRVELGG from the coding sequence ATGGCCGAATCGTATCTGACTGTCTCCGGCCCCGGCCGCGCGTCGTTCGAGGTCCGCGGCTCCGAGTTCATCGGGCACGTCCGGCACGCCGCGACGACCGACGAAGCCGAGGCGTTCGTCGACGCCGTCTGCGACGAACACGTCGACGCGACGCACAACGTCCCCGCGTATCGCGTTCGAATCGACTCCAACGGCCCCACCGACTCCGTCCTCCTCCGCGAGTATTCGAGCGACGACGGCGAACCCTCGGGGTCAGCCGGCAAGCCGATGCTGAACGTCCTCCAAGGCCAAGAGCTGGAGAACGTCGTCGCGGTCGTCACCCGCTACTACGGCGGTACGAACCTCGGCGTCGGCGGCCTCGTGCGCGCCTACGGGAAAGCCGTCAAGGACGCCGTCGCCGACACCGACGTCGTCGAAGAAGTCCCGAAAGAGCGCTTCACGGCGACCGTCGAATACGACGACTCCGGGACCGTTCGCGGCATTCTGGAGTCCGCCGACTGCGAGTTCGACGCCGACTACGCCGAAACCGTCTCCTTCGCTGTCACCGTCCCCCGTGCGGACGCGAGCGCGCTCCGCGAACGCCTCCGGAACGCCACGAGCGGCCGCGTCGAACTCGGCGGCTGA
- a CDS encoding ACT domain-containing protein, with product MFEDIMRKFEGSPGQQAVIRLLLERGFSVSDEGRVVSGGIEIPDTQVAREVGVDRRVVDSTTDAILEDEELRRIFQNISQIPSLMDLAPVLDLNVITIAVHDADDPGIVAKVTGVLADHGISIRQTISEDPEFTDEPRLYLVTDEELPGDVVTELMGLPFVRSVELS from the coding sequence ATGTTCGAGGACATCATGCGGAAGTTCGAGGGGAGTCCGGGCCAGCAGGCGGTGATTCGACTCCTGCTCGAACGCGGCTTTTCGGTGAGCGACGAGGGGCGGGTGGTGTCCGGCGGCATCGAGATCCCGGACACGCAGGTCGCGCGCGAGGTCGGCGTCGACCGCCGCGTCGTGGACTCGACGACGGACGCAATCTTGGAGGACGAGGAGCTCAGGCGCATCTTCCAGAACATCAGTCAGATTCCGAGCCTGATGGACCTCGCGCCCGTCCTCGACTTGAACGTCATCACCATCGCGGTCCACGACGCCGACGACCCCGGCATCGTCGCGAAGGTCACGGGCGTGCTCGCGGACCACGGCATCAGCATCCGGCAGACCATCAGCGAGGACCCGGAGTTCACGGACGAACCCCGCCTCTACCTCGTGACGGACGAGGAACTCCCCGGCGACGTCGTGACGGAGCTGATGGGGCTTCCCTTCGTGCGCTCGGTCGAGCTCTCCTGA
- a CDS encoding zinc-binding dehydrogenase — MSGRELPETMDAQVIREHGGPDAFEPAELDVPDVEPNHVLVEVAATSVNPVDTKIRSGAAADLGPDLPAVLHGDVAGTVVAVGAGVDDFAVGDEVYGCPGGVAGTGGALAEYALADAASLAHKPDSLTMREAAALPLVTITAWDGLVTRADVAPGDDVLVHGGSGGVGHVAVQLAAREGGIVHATASDEPKRDLARNLGAQYAFDYHRDVADYVEEYTDGRGFDVVFDPVGAGAGTLEGSFDAASLKGHVVTTVARGDVALDATHTKGLSVDVVFMLIPLLHDDHDGRRYHRDILRRAASLVDDGDLRPLLDTETYGLDEISEAHRRLEAGEHVGKIVVDVAGE, encoded by the coding sequence ATGAGCGGACGCGAACTCCCGGAGACGATGGACGCACAGGTCATCCGCGAGCACGGCGGCCCGGACGCCTTCGAGCCGGCAGAGCTCGACGTCCCCGACGTCGAGCCGAATCACGTGCTCGTCGAGGTCGCGGCGACGAGCGTGAACCCCGTGGACACGAAAATCCGCAGCGGGGCGGCGGCCGACCTCGGCCCCGACCTCCCGGCGGTCCTCCACGGCGACGTCGCGGGGACGGTCGTCGCGGTCGGCGCGGGCGTCGACGACTTCGCCGTCGGCGACGAGGTCTACGGCTGTCCGGGCGGCGTCGCGGGCACGGGCGGCGCGCTCGCCGAGTACGCCCTCGCGGACGCCGCCAGCCTCGCGCACAAACCCGACTCGCTCACGATGCGCGAAGCGGCGGCGCTCCCGCTCGTCACTATCACCGCGTGGGACGGCCTCGTCACGCGCGCGGACGTCGCGCCCGGCGACGACGTGCTCGTCCACGGGGGGTCCGGCGGCGTCGGCCACGTCGCCGTCCAGCTCGCCGCCCGCGAAGGCGGCATCGTCCACGCCACCGCGTCCGACGAGCCGAAGCGCGACCTCGCGCGGAACCTCGGCGCGCAGTACGCCTTCGACTACCACCGCGACGTCGCGGACTACGTCGAGGAGTACACGGACGGCCGCGGGTTCGACGTCGTCTTCGACCCGGTCGGCGCGGGCGCGGGCACGCTCGAAGGGTCGTTCGACGCGGCGTCCCTGAAAGGCCACGTCGTCACGACCGTCGCGCGCGGCGACGTCGCCCTCGACGCGACCCACACGAAGGGGCTGAGCGTCGACGTCGTCTTCATGCTCATCCCGCTCCTCCACGACGACCACGACGGCCGGCGCTACCACCGCGACATCCTCCGGCGCGCCGCCAGCCTCGTCGACGACGGCGACCTCCGCCCGCTCCTCGACACCGAGACGTACGGCCTCGATGAGATCTCCGAGGCGCACCGACGTCTGGAGGCGGGCGAGCACGTCGGAAAAATCGTCGTCGACGTCGCGGGCGAGTAG
- the hisB gene encoding imidazoleglycerol-phosphate dehydratase HisB — MTERTAAVSRETAETEIQVTLDLDGDGESTVETGVGFFDHMLDAFAKHGLFDLTVRCDGDLDIDDHHTVEDVGICVGEAFAEALGDKRGIVRFADRRVPLDEAVASVVLDVSGRPLYEFSGDFSQETVGGLTSVMAAHFFRSFAHAADVTLHCEIDGQNAHHEIEALFKGVARTLDDATRIDDRRSDTPSTKGEL; from the coding sequence ATGACTGAGAGAACGGCGGCGGTGTCGCGGGAGACGGCGGAGACGGAGATTCAGGTGACGCTCGACCTCGACGGCGACGGCGAGTCGACCGTGGAGACGGGTGTCGGGTTCTTCGACCACATGCTGGACGCGTTCGCGAAGCACGGGCTGTTCGACCTCACCGTTCGCTGCGACGGCGACCTCGATATCGACGACCACCACACGGTCGAGGACGTGGGAATCTGCGTCGGCGAGGCGTTCGCGGAGGCGCTCGGCGACAAACGCGGCATCGTCCGGTTCGCCGACCGCCGCGTCCCCCTCGACGAAGCCGTGGCGTCGGTCGTTCTCGACGTCTCCGGTCGGCCGCTCTACGAGTTTTCAGGTGACTTCAGCCAGGAGACCGTCGGCGGGCTCACGAGCGTGATGGCCGCGCACTTCTTCCGCTCCTTCGCGCACGCCGCCGACGTCACTCTCCACTGCGAAATCGACGGACAGAACGCCCACCACGAAATCGAGGCGCTGTTCAAGGGCGTCGCACGCACGCTCGACGACGCCACCCGCATCGACGACCGCCGCAGCGACACGCCGAGCACGAAAGGCGAACTCTAG